Sequence from the Thiohalospira halophila DSM 15071 genome:
GACCTCACCCGCGGCCTGCACGCCCTGCGGGACGGCTGGATCCTCGAGCGCGACGACACCGAGGAGCTGGCCGATCTGACCTCCGAGTACGGCCGCGCCCGGCGCGACGACCCGGAGCTGGCGAGCCTGCGCTTCGCCCACATCCGCACCCCGCGCCGCGCCAGGGCCGGCCGCAACGTCAGCCAGATGCACTACGCCCGCCAGGGCATCGTCACCCCGGAGATGGAGTACATCGCCATCCGGGAGGATGCCCGCCTGGCCGAGATGCGGGCCGATCCGCGCTACGCCGACATCCTCAAGCGCCACCCCGGCCACGGCTTCGGCGCCAACCTCCCCGAAGAGGTGACGCCGGAGTTCGTCCGCGACGAGGTGGCCGCCGGCCGCGCCATCATCCCGGCCAACATCAACCACCCCGAGCTGGAGCCGATGATCATCGGCCGCAACTTCCGCACCAAGGTGAACACCAACATCGGCAACTCCGCGGTGACCTCGTCGGTGGCCGAGGAGGTGGAGAAGATGGCCTGGTCGGCGCGCTGGGGCGGCGACACCCTCATGGATCTGTCCACCGGCAAGAACATCCACGAGACCCGGGAGTGGATCCTGCGCAACGCCCCCATGCCCATCGGCACCGTGCCCATCTACCAGGCGCTGGAGAAGGTGGACGGCAAGCCGGAGGATCTGACCTGGGAGCTGTTCCGGGACACCCTCATCGAGCAGGCCGAGCAGGGGGTGGACTACTTCACCATCCACGCCGGGGTGCTGCTGCGCTACGTGCCCATGACCGCCGAGCGGGTCACCGGGATCGTCTCCCGGGGCGGCTCCATCCTCGCCAAGTGGTGCCTGGCCCACCACCAGGAGAACTTCCTCTACACCCACTTCCGCGAGATCTGCGAGATCATGGCGGCCTACGACGTCTCCTTCTCCCTGGGCGACGGCCTGCGCCCCGGCTCCATCGCCGACGCCAACGACCCCGCCCAGTTCGCCGAGCTGCAGACCCTGGGGGAGCTGACGAAGATCGCCTGGGAGTACGACGTCCAGACCATGATCGAGGGCCCCGGCCACGTGCCGCTGCACATGGTGAAGGAGAACGTGGACAAGGAGCTGGCCGACTGCTTCGAGGCCCCCTTCTACACCCTGGGGCCGCTGGTCACCGACATCGCCCCGGGCTACGACCACATCACCTCCGGGATCGGCGCAGCCAACATCGGCTGGTACGGCACCGCCATGCTCTGCTACGTCACCCCCAAGGAGCACCTGGGGCTGCCGGACAAGCAGGACGTGCGGGACGGGATCATCACCTACAAGATCTCGGCCCACGCCTCGGACCTGGCCAAGGGCCACCCCGGCGCCCAGCTGCGGGACAACGCCCTGTCCAAGTCTCGCTTCGAGTTCCGCTGGGAGGACCAGTTCAACCTCGGGCTGGATCCGGAGAAGGCGCGGGAGTTCCACGACGCCACCCTGCCCAAGGAGGGCCACAAGGTCGCCCACTTCTGCTCCATGTGCGGGCCCAACTTCTGCTCCATGAAGATCACCCAGGACGTGCGCGAGTACGCCGAGGCCCAAGGCATCGACGCCAACGAGGCGCTGAAGCAGGGCATGGAGGAGAAGGCGGTGGAATTCCGGGAGATGGGGGCGGAGATCTACCGGGAGCAGTAGCTCCGGCCTGCAATCGACAGGGAGGCGCATTCGCCCTGCTGCCCGGACTGTGGTACAGTAGCGGCGTTTGTCGAGGATCGCCCCCGCATTCTATCCCGCCGGGCGATCGACGTACCTGCCGCGTTTGTCCGCGTCTCCGGTACCTGCAAACCGGTCGCGGATGGTCTTCTGCCAGGACTTCCCGAACCTGAATCCTTCGGCGGCGCCCCCTTTTCGGGGAGCGCCGCCTCCTGGCAGATGACAGTAACGTGGAGCATCCATGAATTTTACCGATTTCGATTTCGGCGACGCCATCCAGCGCGCCATTACCGATCAGGGCTACACCGAGCCCACCCCCATCCAGGCCGAGGCCATTCCCCAGGCCCTGGAGGGTCGTGACATCCTCGCCAGTGCCGAGACCGGCACCGGCAAGACCGCCGCCTTCACCATGCCGCTGCTGCAGCGCCTGGCCAACGCCCAGAGCGCCGGGGGCAGCCGCCGCCCGCGCGCCCTGGTGCTGGTCCCCACCCGTGAGCTGGCCGCCCAGGTGGCCGAGAGCGTGCGCACCTACGGTCGCCACCTGAAGCTGCGCTCCGTGGAGATCGCCGGCGGCGCCGCCATGGGCCCGCAGATGAAGGCCCTGCGCGAGGGCGTGGACGTCATCGTCGCCACCCCGGGCCGGCTGGAGGACCACCTCCAGCGCGGCACCACCGACCTGGGCGGCGTCGAGACGCTGGTCCTGGACGAGGCCGACCGCATGCTGGACATGGGCTTCCTGCCCGCCATCGAGCGCGTCATCGCCAAGCTCCCCAAGGAGCGTCAGACCCTGCTCTTCTCCGCCACCTTCGCGGGCAAGATCCGCAAGCTGGCCAACGGCCTGCTGAACAACCCAGTGGAGATCGACGTCGCTCGCTCCAACGCGGCCGCCGCCTCCGTCACCCAGAGCGCCTACCACGTGGACTCCGGCCGTCGCCGGGAGCTGCTCAGCCACCTCTTCGGTGAGCACGACATGGAGCAGGTCCTGGTCTTCGCCCGGACCAAGCGCGGCGCCGACCGCCTGGCCGAGCAGCTGGACAAGGACGGCATCGCCTCCACCTCCATCCACGGCGACAAGAGCCAGGGTCAGCGCAACAAGGCGCTGGACCGGTTCCGCAAGCGCCGGATCCGCTGCCTCGTGGCCACCGACGTGGCCTCCCGCGGCATCGACATCGACGAGCTCCCCCACGTGGTGAACTTCGACCTGCCGGACAACCCCGAGGACTACGTCCACCGCATCGGCCGTACCGGCCGCGGCGGCTCCGAGGGGGCGGCCATCTCCCTGGTCTGCGCCGACCAGCGCGAGCAGTTCGGCGCCATCGAGCGCCTGCTGGGCGGCAGCATCCCGGCCGAGACCGTCACCGGCTTCGAGCCCACCGAGAAGGCCCCGGCCCCGCGTCGCTCCAAGGGCAACGGCCGCGGCCGCGGCGGCAACGGCCGCGGTAATGGTGGTGGCGGCCAGGGTCGCGGTAACGGCGGCGGCCCCCGTCAGCGCCAGGGCGGCCCCCGCCGGGA
This genomic interval carries:
- the thiC gene encoding phosphomethylpyrimidine synthase ThiC, which encodes MSTPNTATESVVDATRQLSEDVTRPLPGSRKIWVTGSRPDIRVGMREVEQSPTQTSSGLQANPPLPVYDTSGPYTDPEAEIDLTRGLHALRDGWILERDDTEELADLTSEYGRARRDDPELASLRFAHIRTPRRARAGRNVSQMHYARQGIVTPEMEYIAIREDARLAEMRADPRYADILKRHPGHGFGANLPEEVTPEFVRDEVAAGRAIIPANINHPELEPMIIGRNFRTKVNTNIGNSAVTSSVAEEVEKMAWSARWGGDTLMDLSTGKNIHETREWILRNAPMPIGTVPIYQALEKVDGKPEDLTWELFRDTLIEQAEQGVDYFTIHAGVLLRYVPMTAERVTGIVSRGGSILAKWCLAHHQENFLYTHFREICEIMAAYDVSFSLGDGLRPGSIADANDPAQFAELQTLGELTKIAWEYDVQTMIEGPGHVPLHMVKENVDKELADCFEAPFYTLGPLVTDIAPGYDHITSGIGAANIGWYGTAMLCYVTPKEHLGLPDKQDVRDGIITYKISAHASDLAKGHPGAQLRDNALSKSRFEFRWEDQFNLGLDPEKAREFHDATLPKEGHKVAHFCSMCGPNFCSMKITQDVREYAEAQGIDANEALKQGMEEKAVEFREMGAEIYREQ
- a CDS encoding DEAD/DEAH box helicase, which produces MNFTDFDFGDAIQRAITDQGYTEPTPIQAEAIPQALEGRDILASAETGTGKTAAFTMPLLQRLANAQSAGGSRRPRALVLVPTRELAAQVAESVRTYGRHLKLRSVEIAGGAAMGPQMKALREGVDVIVATPGRLEDHLQRGTTDLGGVETLVLDEADRMLDMGFLPAIERVIAKLPKERQTLLFSATFAGKIRKLANGLLNNPVEIDVARSNAAAASVTQSAYHVDSGRRRELLSHLFGEHDMEQVLVFARTKRGADRLAEQLDKDGIASTSIHGDKSQGQRNKALDRFRKRRIRCLVATDVASRGIDIDELPHVVNFDLPDNPEDYVHRIGRTGRGGSEGAAISLVCADQREQFGAIERLLGGSIPAETVTGFEPTEKAPAPRRSKGNGRGRGGNGRGNGGGGQGRGNGGGPRQRQGGPRRDNNRA